The following nucleotide sequence is from Myxococcales bacterium.
CGCAGTCCAAGGACGCGGCGCTCAAGGATCGCTTCGCCCCGGTGGCCAAGGTGCTGAAGGACAGCGAGGAGAAGATCAACTCCGAGCTCGTCGGCGCCCAGGGCAAGCCCGTCGACATGGGCGGCTACTACCAGCCGGATCCGGTCAAGACCGGCAACGCCATGCGTCCGAGTCCCACCCTCAACGCGATCATCGACGGCATCGCGTAAGACCGCGCGCAGAGCCTGAAGCTGAGTCGCCTCCGACCACGAGCAGAGGATCGAGCTACACGGTGCGCCCGGTCCGCTTCCGCGCCGGGCGCACCACGAGCACGACCGCCAAGAGCACGAGGCCCGTTCCGATCAGCGTAGACGAGCGGAGCGGCTCACCGCCCACCGACCAGCCGAGGGTGAGCGCGATTGCCGGGGTGACATAGGCAATCAAGCCCAGCTTGTGCGCGTCGGCGTAGCGCAAGAGCCAGAAGTAGACACCGAAGGTCACGGCGGTACCCGCCACCGCGAGGTAGACGACACTGCCGACAGCCGCGGCGGTCCAGCGCGGTGAAGCGTCGCGTTCCAGGGTCAGCGCGAGGCCCGAGAGCACCGCCGCCCCGACGAACATCGCGTTTCTGTTGGTCAGGACGGAGCTGGTCCCGGCGCCGTACTTCTTGATCACGGTCGTCCCCACCACGGAGACGACAGGGCTCACGAACAGCAGCAGAGCCGCGGAGGTTGCACCAGCCCCCAGGGCTCGGACGTCGTTCTGAAAGAGCACAAAGAGCCCGGCAAATCCCAGGAGGATGCCCATCCAAGTTCCGGAGCGCAGACGCTCGCTGGGGAGGAACCAGTGTGCCGAGAG
It contains:
- a CDS encoding EamA family transporter, whose amino-acid sequence is MAAPNRWLTGVLVALLCAIWGSTWLVIRGGLHDLPPFTSAAARFWLAAALMSVVARPLARREGGARPRAWLWLASGLLNFGTSYGIVYFCETRLPSGLVAVLWGVFPILMALSAHWFLPSERLRSGTWMGILLGFAGLFVLFQNDVRALGAGATSAALLLFVSPVVSVVGTTVIKKYGAGTSSVLTNRNAMFVGAAVLSGLALTLERDASPRWTAAAVGSVVYLAVAGTAVTFGVYFWLLRYADAHKLGLIAYVTPAIALTLGWSVGGEPLRSSTLIGTGLVLLAVVLVVRPARKRTGRTV